CTCGCCATTAGCTTATGACGATGAATTCTTGCGACTTAAGGTGCGGGAACTGCTTCATTACCTATGCGGCGCAAGTGGGAACGAAAATTTTGTTAATTTTTTACTTTCATGTCGCAACGAAATTAAAGCTGATCTGGTTGCTACCGTGGAACAGTATTTTAATAAAAACATCAGCCTTGAAGATATGGCATCCCTTTCCGGGCGCAGTCTTTCCACTTTCAAACGAGAGTTCAGTAAAATTTTCGGAACATCCCCAGCTAAGTGGATTCGTGCGCGTCGTCTTTCATGGGCTGCGCAATTGATTCAAAATTCACCCAAAAGCATATCTGAAATATCTTATGAAGCTGGATATGACAGCCTTTCCCATTTCAGCAGTATTTTCCGCAAACAATTCGGTTACACCCCCCGTGAATATCGTTCTGGACTAAAATCGTCAAAGCTTGAACTTTAAACGAGAGTTAGTTTCTTCTTTTTTCTCTAGTTTCATTTGAAAGAAACACGGAGGAAATTTTGAAGAGATACTTAGTAGCGTTTATTTGTCTGGTTTTTGTGATGTCACTTGGCGCGTGCTCGTCAAAGAGTTTAAAGGTCGACGGATTTTCCGCGCCGGAAAGTGTTACGTCTGACGGAACATACTTTTATGTTTCGAATGTGGGCGAGAAGCTTAAGCCTATGGATAAGGATAGCGACGGCTATATTTCAAAGCTTTCAGCCGAAGGCGAAGTGCTTGAGCACCGTTTCATTAAAGATCTTAATGCACCGAAAGGAATGGTGACATTGAATGGCGTTCTGTATGTTGCAGACATTGATGTGCTTAAAGGATTTGCCGTGGAAACTGGCGAACAGGTTTTTAGTCTCGACTTCTCAAGCGAGGGAACATCCTTTCTTAACGGGGTCACTGTGTTAAATGAAAAGAGCATTTTGGTTTCCGCGATGGATACAGGTAAAATTTACGAGGTTGATATCGCTGGGAAGCCTTCTTTTGTAGAAGTAGAAGTTGAATTCGGTATCCCCGGTGCAAATGGATTAAGCTATGTCCCAGAAGATGAAACCCTTTATGTTGCAACTTTCGGTACGGATCATAAGCCGAATGGGTTCGTCGGGAAGGGGCGGCTAGAGAATGGTAAACTTAGCTTTAAGAAGATTCATACAACAGGCGGCATGTATGACGGTATGTCTGTCGATGGAGACAACGCATACTTTTCCGATTGGGTTGCTTTTGAGAAGAAAGGTGTTGTTCTTAAGTTGGATATGAAAACTGGAAAGGTCGAAGAAGTCGCGCTGCCGGAGAAGGTTGCCGGGCCTGCCGATTTCTATCTGGATAAGAAGAGCAAGAGGCTTTGGATTCCAATGATGATGGAGAATTCTTTGCTGATAGCGCCATATTAGATAAATGCTGTTATTAGTTGGCATTAAAAGATCCCCCTTCTATATATAGAAGGGGGATCTTTTTTTGATTTTACTTCAACGGCAAAAGTAGCAATGTAACTAGATGTTCAGGTTTTGTAGAATGAGGATCATTCAAATACTGTTCGTAGCATGGTTCATCTCTATATTCTTCGCCGCTTTCCGGCAGCCATTTCGTGTAAAATTCCATCCATTTGTCAGCAAGCTGAGCGTAAGGTCCGAGGAGGACTGCTACAGCGTATCTGCCGCCGTTAACATCTTTAAATTTAACTTCGCCGGAGTTAGCAACTTCCTTATCAACAGTAATGCATGCTTCACTGCGGAGATTTTCAGCAGGAACTTCCATGGGATTATCATGATATACGCCGAATGATTTGGTCCTTTCATTGAAAAGACCGTTTGCGCCGGCCCATGATG
This is a stretch of genomic DNA from Maridesulfovibrio frigidus DSM 17176. It encodes these proteins:
- a CDS encoding AraC family transcriptional regulator — protein: MLTIPRHIKSSTEIPSITLDGLTFVQYQCRKSMVRHEACVAQHSLVFILSGTKIIHSADGDVELGAGDSFFIRKGCHLMSEMVPEDGGTFDTILFFLDDSMFTEFVDSLSSKRDDPLIDIPSLFRVETSEPIQIYLSSIIPLFGSPLAYDDEFLRLKVRELLHYLCGASGNENFVNFLLSCRNEIKADLVATVEQYFNKNISLEDMASLSGRSLSTFKREFSKIFGTSPAKWIRARRLSWAAQLIQNSPKSISEISYEAGYDSLSHFSSIFRKQFGYTPREYRSGLKSSKLEL
- a CDS encoding NHL repeat-containing protein, producing the protein MKRYLVAFICLVFVMSLGACSSKSLKVDGFSAPESVTSDGTYFYVSNVGEKLKPMDKDSDGYISKLSAEGEVLEHRFIKDLNAPKGMVTLNGVLYVADIDVLKGFAVETGEQVFSLDFSSEGTSFLNGVTVLNEKSILVSAMDTGKIYEVDIAGKPSFVEVEVEFGIPGANGLSYVPEDETLYVATFGTDHKPNGFVGKGRLENGKLSFKKIHTTGGMYDGMSVDGDNAYFSDWVAFEKKGVVLKLDMKTGKVEEVALPEKVAGPADFYLDKKSKRLWIPMMMENSLLIAPY
- a CDS encoding AraC family transcriptional regulator, producing the protein MEVKIWNLDPMKMAYVEHVGPYEEVEVAWMKLASWAGANGLFNERTKSFGVYHDNPMEVPAENLRSEACITVDKEVANSGEVKFKDVNGGRYAVAVLLGPYAQLADKWMEFYTKWLPESGEEYRDEPCYEQYLNDPHSTKPEHLVTLLLLPLK